A stretch of the Candidatus Methylomirabilota bacterium genome encodes the following:
- a CDS encoding branched-chain amino acid ABC transporter permease, producing the protein MDFITSLFPWITNGPLVLVQVMSGLSVGMFLFLVSVGMSLIFGVTRIVNLAHGSFYMVSAYLMVTLIEVMPEHPVSFWIALLLAPVGVGILGGVIEVTLLRRIYRRDPMMQLILTFGLILVIGTLVLLVWGPDNKSVPRPDALAGSVRIFGQPFPSYYLLVLGLSPLVAVGLWLLFYRTRWGMLVRAATVDREMLGALGVDVSKLYTEVFVFGSWLAGLGGALAAPTVAVALGMDGDVLINAFVVVVIGGLGSFAGSLISALLVGELQSFGILIFPAVSIVLLFAIMAVVLIVRPWGLLGHPEE; encoded by the coding sequence ATGGATTTCATCACGAGCCTTTTCCCCTGGATCACCAACGGTCCGCTCGTTCTCGTCCAGGTGATGAGCGGGCTCAGCGTCGGCATGTTCCTGTTCCTGGTCTCCGTCGGCATGTCCTTGATCTTCGGCGTGACGCGCATCGTGAACCTCGCCCATGGGAGCTTCTACATGGTGAGCGCCTACCTCATGGTGACGCTCATCGAGGTGATGCCCGAGCATCCCGTGAGCTTCTGGATCGCCCTCCTCCTCGCCCCGGTCGGCGTGGGGATCCTGGGTGGGGTCATCGAGGTCACGCTGCTCCGCCGGATCTACCGCCGCGACCCGATGATGCAGCTCATCCTCACCTTCGGGCTGATCCTCGTCATCGGAACGCTCGTCCTTCTCGTCTGGGGCCCCGACAACAAGAGCGTCCCCCGCCCGGACGCGCTCGCGGGCTCCGTGCGCATCTTCGGCCAGCCGTTCCCGTCGTACTACCTGCTCGTCCTGGGCTTGTCCCCGCTCGTCGCGGTCGGGCTCTGGCTTCTCTTCTATCGCACGCGCTGGGGTATGCTCGTCCGCGCCGCTACCGTCGACCGGGAGATGCTCGGCGCACTCGGCGTGGACGTCTCGAAGCTCTACACCGAGGTCTTCGTGTTCGGGAGCTGGCTGGCGGGGCTGGGCGGGGCGCTCGCGGCGCCGACGGTGGCGGTGGCCCTCGGGATGGACGGCGACGTCCTCATCAATGCCTTCGTCGTCGTCGTGATCGGCGGGCTCGGGAGCTTCGCGGGCAGCCTGATCAGCGCGCTCCTGGTTGGCGAGCTCCAGTCCTTCGGCATCCTGATCTTCCCGGCCGTCTCGATTGTCCTGCTCTTCGCAATAATGGCCGTCGTCCTGATCGTGAGGCCGTGGGGACTCCTCGGCCATCCGGAGGAGTGA
- a CDS encoding branched-chain amino acid ABC transporter permease, giving the protein MGRRTAVWGIALAAALALPLVLSTFFIVLLIEIAVVALFATAFNLLMGFGGMVSFGHAAYFALGAYAAALLAQKAGWPMLAALAAAPLVAALGAFVFGFFIVRLTHTYFAMLSLAFGQIVYTVIFKWTSLTGGDNGLLNVWPPTFLRSQTAYYYFTLLIIGTSFLGLYAIVNSPFGYALKAIRENPRRARFIGVNVRRHQLYAFVLSGFFSGIAGGVFAFHNGSVFPDFAFFTKSFEPLVVVLLGGVQSFYGPLAGAFGFKLLEWLISKWAPIYWPLFLGAIVIAVVVLLPQGFVGLLERRAWRPRPTIAK; this is encoded by the coding sequence GTGGGACGCCGCACCGCCGTCTGGGGGATCGCCCTCGCCGCCGCCCTCGCCCTGCCGCTCGTCCTGTCGACCTTCTTCATCGTGCTCCTGATCGAGATCGCGGTGGTCGCGCTCTTCGCCACCGCGTTCAACCTCCTGATGGGCTTCGGCGGCATGGTGTCCTTTGGCCACGCCGCCTACTTCGCGCTCGGCGCCTACGCCGCGGCGCTGCTGGCGCAGAAGGCCGGGTGGCCGATGCTGGCCGCCCTCGCCGCGGCGCCGCTGGTGGCCGCGCTGGGCGCCTTCGTCTTCGGCTTCTTCATCGTGCGGCTGACCCATACCTATTTCGCGATGCTGTCCCTCGCCTTCGGACAGATCGTCTACACCGTCATCTTCAAGTGGACCAGCCTGACCGGCGGCGACAACGGCCTGCTGAACGTGTGGCCGCCCACCTTCCTGCGATCGCAGACCGCCTACTACTACTTCACACTGCTCATCATCGGTACCTCCTTCCTCGGCCTCTACGCCATCGTGAACTCGCCCTTCGGCTATGCCCTCAAGGCCATCCGGGAGAACCCCCGGCGCGCCCGCTTCATCGGAGTCAACGTCCGACGCCACCAGCTCTACGCCTTCGTCCTCTCCGGCTTCTTCTCGGGCATCGCCGGAGGCGTCTTCGCCTTCCACAACGGAAGCGTCTTCCCGGACTTCGCGTTCTTCACCAAGTCGTTCGAGCCGCTGGTGGTCGTCTTGCTGGGCGGCGTGCAGTCCTTCTACGGCCCCCTGGCCGGCGCGTTCGGGTTCAAGCTCCTCGAGTGGCTCATCTCGAAGTGGGCGCCGATCTACTGGCCGCTCTTCCTGGGCGCCATCGTCATCGCGGTGGTCGTGCTGCTCCCCCAAGGATTCGTCGGGCTGCTCGAGAGACGTGCGTGGCGACCACGGCCGACGATCGCGAAGTAG
- a CDS encoding ABC transporter substrate-binding protein gives MRIDRRTAIAGTILLSVSLALGAPLAPTRAQGKPIRIGEINSYSGVATVFTFPYKEGLAMATKEINDAGGVLGRPLEFIHRDDKLKPDEAVKAARELVLQEKVDFLAGCITSAVGLAISAYAKDAKVLYFATHCQTSRLTWDEGHRYVAHTTNNVNQYARVVAKKAAAFPYKKWAHISPDYEYGQNLWEEFWAYLKHLKPDVQVVQQNWPKLGETDHSSYITALLQSGAEAFFSGLWGAQEIAFVKQARPFALVEKVHYFTPAIGTPDELDPLGKEAPVGAITTTFPWYDEGVLKRHPKFTEWNKKYTEWAKAHGMKDPQPKLGASWGYASAYIIAEAIKRAKSTDTDKVIAVLSEGFEMEFPWGKVIMRGCDQQAIAPQFGGVVKMGKEGKPIVADIEEFHGKDIVKSCDEVAKLRAAAAEKKK, from the coding sequence ATGAGAATCGATCGACGGACCGCAATCGCCGGAACCATTCTCCTGAGCGTGTCCCTTGCCCTGGGGGCCCCGCTCGCACCCACGCGCGCGCAGGGTAAACCCATCCGGATCGGCGAAATCAACTCGTACAGCGGTGTCGCCACCGTCTTCACCTTCCCGTACAAGGAAGGGCTGGCCATGGCCACCAAGGAGATCAACGACGCCGGCGGCGTGCTGGGACGGCCGCTCGAGTTCATCCACCGCGACGACAAGCTCAAGCCCGACGAGGCGGTCAAGGCCGCGCGCGAGCTGGTGCTCCAGGAAAAAGTGGACTTCCTCGCCGGCTGCATCACCAGCGCGGTGGGGTTGGCCATCTCCGCCTACGCGAAGGACGCCAAGGTCCTCTACTTCGCCACTCACTGCCAGACCTCGCGCTTGACCTGGGACGAGGGGCACCGGTACGTCGCCCACACTACCAACAACGTGAACCAGTACGCGCGGGTGGTCGCGAAGAAGGCGGCGGCCTTCCCGTACAAGAAGTGGGCACACATCTCACCCGACTACGAGTACGGTCAGAACCTCTGGGAGGAGTTCTGGGCGTACCTGAAGCATCTCAAGCCCGATGTTCAGGTGGTCCAGCAGAACTGGCCGAAGCTCGGCGAGACCGACCATAGCTCCTACATCACCGCCCTGCTTCAGTCGGGCGCGGAGGCTTTCTTCAGTGGGTTGTGGGGCGCTCAGGAGATCGCCTTCGTGAAGCAGGCCCGGCCCTTCGCGCTCGTGGAAAAGGTCCATTACTTCACTCCCGCCATCGGTACCCCCGACGAGCTGGACCCGCTCGGCAAGGAGGCGCCGGTCGGCGCCATCACCACGACCTTCCCCTGGTACGACGAGGGGGTGCTGAAGCGGCACCCCAAGTTCACCGAGTGGAACAAGAAGTACACGGAGTGGGCGAAGGCCCACGGCATGAAAGACCCCCAGCCCAAGCTGGGCGCCTCGTGGGGCTACGCGAGCGCCTACATCATCGCCGAGGCCATCAAGCGGGCGAAGTCGACGGACACCGACAAGGTCATCGCCGTGCTCAGCGAGGGGTTCGAGATGGAGTTCCCGTGGGGCAAGGTGATCATGCGGGGCTGTGACCAGCAGGCGATCGCGCCGCAATTCGGGGGCGTCGTGAAGATGGGCAAGGAGGGCAAGCCGATCGTCGCCGACATCGAGGAGTTCCACGGCAAGGACATTGTCAAGAGCTGCGACGAGGTAGCGAAGCTCCGGGCGGCCGCCGCCGAGAAGAAGAAGTAG